ATCAAGCCAATGGCGGAACCTATAACAATGACACGTTCATACAGGCGTGGCAGAAGATAAGCGAAGCTGTTGAAGGTGGATGCTTTGAGGACGGTATTAACGGAAGCAACTCTCATGACGCGGGCCTGATGGTAGCCACCGACCAGGCGGCCATGCAGCTTCAGGGTAATTGGATGCTTTTCTTTTACAGGGATACTGATCCCGAGTTTGCCAACTCCAGTCTTGGAGTATTTCCTTTTCCAGCCTTTGAAGGAGGAGAAGGAAACCCCACGGATCTATTAGGAGGAACCGGGCAGGCTATGGCGATTTCCGCAACTGCCCCGCCGGAAACAGAGGCCGCGCTTATTGAAATGCTCGGCAGCGAGCAGTTTGCCAGAGATTTAGCCGGGGCAGGACTAATTCCTGCGGCTGCTGGTTATGATGAGATTTTTTCCGATGATCCAATTATGCTAAGTATTTTAGCGATGCTGTCCTCTGCGAACAATCTCCATCTCTTTTACGGAACTGACCTCGCGCCAGAACTCGCTAATGCTTACAACAATGTAACCCAACAAATTTACGGGCAAGCCACAACGCCTGAACAAGCCGCACTAGATATGCAAGAAGCTGCCGAGGGCTTGAACGAAGGCAACTAATTCGTTTTGCACCGAATAGAATCGCCAGGGGAAATCCGTTTTTTTACTTAAGTTTCGTTGACCAGATTGTGTTGGTGTTCCTTTGAACCATTCAATGCCGCGCCCCCGGATTCGGTCGGAAGCTAAAGCAACTGGAGCTTTATTCCTCCTACCGGCCGCATCGATTTTTGCTGTATTCGTTTTATGGCCAATAATCCAATCGGCTCGGTACAGTCTTTTTGCCTGGGATGGACTTGGCACTCCGGTCAATTTTGTGGGGTTTCATAACTACGAACGGATGATTGGCGATCCAATTTTTTGGAATGCCCTAAAAAATAATGGGGTCGTTTTGTTATTTTCGTTGTTTATCCAAATTCCCCTTGGAATATCTCTGGCGATTCTTCTTACAGGAAAGATGAAGGGGTTGGCATTCTTCCGCACAATTTATTTATCTCCTATCGTCTTATCTGGTGTGATCGTTGGACTGTTGTGGCAATGGATATACAATCCTGGCTTTGGTTTGGCAAATTCCTTACTTAGGGAATTTGGTTTAAATGGGCTAGTGCAAAATTGGCTAGGCGATGATCAGCGAGTATTACTTTGGATTATTGTTGCAGGAATTTGGCGAGATATTGGTTTCTACATTATTATTTTTATCGGGTCGATCCAGGCTATATCGCGAGAAATATACGAAGCTGCAGAAATGGATGGAGCAACGGGGTGGCAATTACACAGAAATATTACCTTGCCATTGATAAGACCCACGATGTTAACGGCGGCAACATTAGGAATAATTAGTTCATTCCTGATCTTTGATTTAATATGGGTGATGACAGAAGGTGGCCCTTATAATTCTAGCGAAGTTTTAACAACGTATATGTTTAAGATGGCATTTCATCTCCGAGATTGGGGTTACTCCACATCGTTGGCTTTTACACAGTTCTTTATCGTCGCTATTTTTACTGGCTCAGTTTTAGGTATTATAAAAATTCGGCGACGTAGTATTGAAGGTTCAACGGGTAAAGTTTGAAAAGAATTCGTCCAGTTCGACCGGTTCTGTTGTTT
The DNA window shown above is from Anaerolineales bacterium and carries:
- a CDS encoding sugar ABC transporter permease; this translates as MPRPRIRSEAKATGALFLLPAASIFAVFVLWPIIQSARYSLFAWDGLGTPVNFVGFHNYERMIGDPIFWNALKNNGVVLLFSLFIQIPLGISLAILLTGKMKGLAFFRTIYLSPIVLSGVIVGLLWQWIYNPGFGLANSLLREFGLNGLVQNWLGDDQRVLLWIIVAGIWRDIGFYIIIFIGSIQAISREIYEAAEMDGATGWQLHRNITLPLIRPTMLTAATLGIISSFLIFDLIWVMTEGGPYNSSEVLTTYMFKMAFHLRDWGYSTSLAFTQFFIVAIFTGSVLGIIKIRRRSIEGSTGKV